Sequence from the Brevundimonas sp. SGAir0440 genome:
CAGCGGCTCGGTCAGGGTGATCCCCCGCCCCTTGCCCGACTGCTCGACGGCGGGCGCACACACCCACACGTCGTCGCTCAGCGTGCGCGCAATCCGCTCCAGGCATTCCAGACCTTCGGCCTCGATGCCGTCGTCGTTGGTCAAAAGAATACGCATATTGTCTTTCGTCATCCTCCGGCGAGCGCAGCGAGACCGGGGGACCCAGCGGCGCCGAAGGCGAAATGGTTTGGCAGCAGGATGCCGGAAGATTGGATTCGCGACAGGTTCGCGCTTTCGCGCGCCGCTGGGTCCCCCGGTCGCTTCGCGCCGGAGGATGACGAAAGCGAGGCGTCACCCCACATGCGTCAACCCGCCCATATAGGGCTGCAACACCGCCGGCACGGCGATCCGCCCGTCGTCCTGCTGATAGTTTTCCATGATCGCCACCAGCGTCCGGCCGACCGCCAGGCCCGAGCCGTTCAGCGTATGGACGAACTCGGTCTTTTTCTCGCCGGCGCGCTTGAACCGCGCATCCATGCGCCGCGCCTGGAAGTCCCCGCAGTTCGAGCAGCTGCTGATCTCGCGATAGGTCCCCTGGCTGGGCAGCCAGACCTCCAGGTCGAAGGTCTTCTGCGCCGAAAAGCCCATGTCGCCCTTGCACAGCAGCATCCGCCGGAACGGCAGCTCCAGCGCCTTCAGCACCGCCTCGGCGCAGGCCGTCATCCGCTCGTGCTCGGCGTCTGAGTCTTCCGGCCGTGCGATGGACACCATCTCGACCTTCGAGAACTGGTGCTGGCGGATCAGCCCGCGCGTATCGCGCCCCGCCGACCCCGCTTCAGCCCGGAAGCACGGCGTCAGCGCCGTCATCCGCATCGGCGTGGCGAGGTCGTCCTCGGACAGGATGGTTTCGCGCACGAGATTGGTCAGGGAGACTTCGGCGGTGGGGATGAGGAACAGCTTGAGATGTTCGCTGACCTCTCCATCAAATGTTTTTCTCCAAGAAGGCAGAAGTCGAGTGAAAGTCTCCTGCAACATCTCAAGAGTCGCACCTTCCGGAAGGCCACGCCGAGCCCCTTCGAACCCACCTTTGATTAACTCATCAAACATCGAGTCGGCATCGGATTTGCTCCGCGTCGTAGAGAACAAATCTTCTTCGAATTTTGGAAGCTGGCCTGTTCCATACATCGTCGAATTTCGCACCAGCAACGGCGGGTTCACTTCCAGATAGCCGTGCTGGTCCGTCTGCATATCCAGCATGAACTGGCCCACGGCCCGCTCCAGCCGCGCCAACTGCCCCTTCAGCACCGCGAACCGCGCGCCCGACATCTTGGCCGCCGCCTCGAAGTCCAGCATGCCCAGGGCCTCGCCCAAGTCGGCGTGGTCCTTGGCCGGACCGGTGCGACGCGGCTCGCCGCAGGTCGAGACCTCGACATTGCCCGCCTCGTCCTCGCCGTCCGGCACATCCTCGGCCGCCAGGTTCTTCTGCGCCGCCAGCAGGTCGCGCAGTTCCTTGCCGACACGCGCCTCGACCTCGGCCGCCGCCGCGATATCGCCTTTCAGCGCCTCGACCTCGGCCTTCAGCCGGTCGGCCTCGGCCATGTCCTTGCGACCCATGGCGGCGCCGATCAGCTTGGAGGCCGCATTGCGCTTGGCCAGGGCGTCCTGCCCCGTCGTTTGGGCGTGACGCAGTTCGCCGTCCAGCCGCAGGATGTCCGCCACCAGCCCATCGGCCTCGTCCACCCCGCGCGACGACCAGCCCGCCACGTAAACCTGGGGGTTCTCGCGAATGGCTCTGATGTCGTGCATGGTCTGAA
This genomic interval carries:
- the serS gene encoding serine--tRNA ligase, which encodes MHDIRAIRENPQVYVAGWSSRGVDEADGLVADILRLDGELRHAQTTGQDALAKRNAASKLIGAAMGRKDMAEADRLKAEVEALKGDIAAAAEVEARVGKELRDLLAAQKNLAAEDVPDGEDEAGNVEVSTCGEPRRTGPAKDHADLGEALGMLDFEAAAKMSGARFAVLKGQLARLERAVGQFMLDMQTDQHGYLEVNPPLLVRNSTMYGTGQLPKFEEDLFSTTRSKSDADSMFDELIKGGFEGARRGLPEGATLEMLQETFTRLLPSWRKTFDGEVSEHLKLFLIPTAEVSLTNLVRETILSEDDLATPMRMTALTPCFRAEAGSAGRDTRGLIRQHQFSKVEMVSIARPEDSDAEHERMTACAEAVLKALELPFRRMLLCKGDMGFSAQKTFDLEVWLPSQGTYREISSCSNCGDFQARRMDARFKRAGEKKTEFVHTLNGSGLAVGRTLVAIMENYQQDDGRIAVPAVLQPYMGGLTHVG